A section of the Mycoplasmopsis synoviae ATCC 25204 genome encodes:
- a CDS encoding ABC transporter permease, translating into METFNYLLKRNIKLFLRNRAKLFFLFLGPMITLFVFFFFVKRNFNVGTVNTAFLNIENLPRNVKAVVYPEKFTDNISNFLFNATLISGLISITAFTTATQLAQNIVHDKETRTLDDFFITPTKTTTIRLSYVVFNLIFNILITLFTLSVIYIYLFAAFKNSIIVQPKIFFSILGVTLISCVISSMFFVFIFSYVKTTAIFMMLNGMISSIGGFLIGGYFPISFLPKGLAGVLSLIPQTQAGLLLRNVALNHDFITESMNHLDYNNLKFMVENLADNTTSQMSVLEYFKSVIPNETAAIKQANDFVSQLTSGINSGIKNNAQLQIATQEISPTFSLVYTLMGAATFATILFIFKVSKRK; encoded by the coding sequence ATGGAAACATTTAACTATTTACTTAAAAGAAATATCAAGCTTTTTCTAAGAAATAGAGCAAAATTATTTTTCTTATTTCTAGGGCCTATGATTACCTTATTTGTATTTTTCTTTTTTGTTAAAAGAAATTTCAATGTAGGAACCGTTAACACTGCTTTCTTAAATATTGAAAATCTTCCAAGAAACGTTAAAGCAGTTGTTTATCCTGAAAAATTTACCGATAATATTTCAAACTTTTTATTTAATGCAACTTTAATATCTGGTCTTATTTCAATTACCGCATTTACCACCGCAACTCAGCTTGCGCAAAATATAGTTCACGATAAAGAAACTAGAACCCTAGATGATTTTTTTATAACTCCAACTAAAACTACAACAATAAGACTTTCATATGTTGTATTTAACTTAATATTTAATATATTAATTACTTTATTTACATTAAGTGTTATTTATATTTATTTATTTGCAGCTTTTAAAAATTCAATAATAGTTCAGCCTAAAATATTTTTCAGTATTTTAGGCGTTACGCTAATTAGCTGCGTGATATCTTCTATGTTTTTTGTTTTTATATTTTCATATGTAAAAACAACCGCTATATTTATGATGCTTAATGGAATGATTTCGTCTATTGGGGGATTTTTAATTGGTGGATATTTTCCAATTTCATTTCTTCCAAAAGGCCTTGCTGGTGTGCTTTCATTAATTCCACAAACCCAAGCGGGACTGCTACTAAGAAACGTAGCGCTTAATCATGATTTTATAACTGAAAGCATGAATCATTTAGATTATAACAACCTAAAATTTATGGTAGAAAATTTAGCTGACAATACCACCAGCCAAATGTCAGTGCTTGAATATTTCAAATCAGTTATTCCTAATGAAACTGCTGCAATAAAGCAGGCAAATGATTTTGTATCGCAATTAACAAGTGGCATAAATTCAGGAATTAAAAACAACGCACAACTTCAAATTGCAACCCAAGAAATAAGTCCAACTTTTTCGCTAGTTTATACATTGATGGGCGCTGCAACTTTTGCAACAATTTTATTTATTTTTAAAGTTTCAAAACGTAAATAA
- the pyk gene encoding pyruvate kinase: MYKETDKRTKLVATIGPSSDNYEMLKKLVQAGVTCVRANFSHGSYEEQKNKFNLAKQVSKELNLPLSLMLDTKGPEIRVGKMKDGVQLIKQGTMLDILTTEEAYKNLEGNSEQISVSYDMSLDLQVNDSVLLDDGKLSTKVVRVSKGLVQVYVQNNHKLKTNKRINLPGVDFSLPFLSPKDVEDVKFGVQNGISYVAASFVNSAENVKQLRKVLVENGGEHIEIISKIESTLGIKNIDQIIEASDGIMVARGDLGLEVPYYEVPYYQKMIIRKCREAGKPVIVATQMLDSMENSPHPTRAEVTDVYFAVELGADSTMLSGESANGGFPLEAVQTMTKISKRAEREFYSKIYYPVHLEKIKEKLGSDLRSLIAYEIAKKTQGNEYKFAIVLSRTGKLLKKVANYRPNTTIVGILDDEKLTNSFGIYSSVFTSLDSKELFSEIKKDHSKAILALKPFEYSKGDKFLVVENDSIKEYTVQ; encoded by the coding sequence ATGTATAAAGAAACCGATAAAAGAACAAAATTAGTAGCTACCATCGGACCTTCAAGTGATAATTATGAAATGTTAAAAAAATTAGTTCAAGCAGGTGTAACTTGCGTGAGAGCTAATTTTAGTCACGGATCATACGAAGAACAAAAAAATAAATTTAACTTAGCAAAACAAGTTTCAAAAGAATTAAACCTTCCTCTTTCATTAATGCTAGATACCAAAGGACCTGAAATTCGTGTTGGTAAAATGAAAGATGGTGTTCAACTTATTAAGCAAGGAACAATGCTTGATATTTTAACCACTGAAGAAGCATATAAAAACCTAGAAGGAAATTCAGAACAAATTTCAGTGTCATATGATATGTCACTTGACTTGCAAGTTAATGATTCAGTACTTTTAGATGATGGAAAACTATCAACAAAAGTTGTAAGAGTTTCAAAAGGTCTTGTACAAGTTTATGTGCAAAACAATCACAAACTTAAAACAAATAAAAGAATTAACCTTCCAGGAGTTGACTTTAGCCTTCCATTTTTAAGTCCTAAAGATGTTGAAGACGTTAAATTTGGAGTTCAAAATGGAATTAGCTATGTAGCAGCTTCTTTTGTTAACTCTGCTGAAAACGTAAAACAACTTAGAAAAGTTTTAGTAGAAAATGGCGGAGAGCACATTGAAATTATTTCTAAAATTGAATCAACTTTAGGAATTAAAAATATTGACCAAATCATCGAAGCTTCAGATGGAATAATGGTGGCTAGAGGTGACCTAGGACTTGAAGTTCCTTACTACGAAGTTCCATACTACCAAAAAATGATTATTAGAAAATGTCGTGAAGCAGGTAAACCAGTTATCGTTGCAACTCAAATGCTTGATTCAATGGAAAACTCACCTCATCCAACAAGAGCAGAAGTAACTGATGTTTATTTTGCAGTAGAACTTGGAGCAGATTCAACCATGCTTTCAGGAGAATCAGCAAATGGTGGATTTCCTCTAGAAGCTGTTCAAACCATGACAAAAATTTCTAAGCGTGCAGAAAGAGAATTCTATTCAAAAATCTACTACCCAGTGCATTTAGAAAAAATTAAAGAAAAACTAGGTTCAGATCTTCGTTCATTAATTGCATACGAAATTGCTAAAAAAACTCAAGGCAACGAATACAAATTTGCAATTGTTTTATCTAGAACTGGAAAACTTCTTAAAAAGGTAGCTAACTATCGTCCAAATACTACAATCGTAGGTATTTTAGATGATGAAAAACTAACAAATTCATTTGGTATTTATTCAAGTGTTTTCACCTCATTAGATTCAAAAGAATTATTTTCAGAAATTAAAAAAGACCATTCAAAAGCTATTTTAGCTCTAAAACCTTTTGAATATTCTAAAGGTGATAAATTCCTTGTAGTTGAAAATGATTCTATTAAAGAATATACAGTTCAATAA
- a CDS encoding acetate/propionate family kinase, translated as MKEKILVINAGSSSIKFNLFDKESMQSIASGLAERIGLSEGHISIKYNDEFDRYVDMKNHENAVDVLYKFMQEINLIKDKEEIKYIGFRVVQGADYFSSSTKLDAKVVEIIEKCSIYAPLHNPGAVQSIKAFEKVFPKAKMSADFDTAFHTTIDRVNSSYAIDNSLVKELKIKRYGAHGISHYYITKKLEEILKKDKVTFVNLHIGNGGSLCAVKDSKSFDTSMGLTPLAGIMMGTRSGDIDPSIHAFVKAQKNMSVEEFTDLLNKKSGLLGVSEVSSDMRDVRKAAREGNTQARFALDLFAKNIVDYIAKYFNSLGGKLDAIVFTAGIGENDIATREEVVNLINFRKVKIDPEKNLEKYSDYKLISTPDSEIKVYVIRTNEELVIAKNALKLYDQE; from the coding sequence ATGAAAGAAAAAATTTTAGTAATAAACGCAGGTAGTTCATCAATTAAATTTAATTTATTTGATAAAGAGTCTATGCAATCAATTGCTAGTGGACTTGCAGAAAGAATTGGTCTTTCAGAAGGTCACATTAGCATTAAATACAATGATGAATTCGATAGATACGTTGACATGAAAAATCATGAAAACGCAGTTGATGTTTTATATAAATTTATGCAAGAGATAAATTTAATAAAAGATAAAGAAGAAATTAAATACATCGGATTTAGAGTAGTTCAAGGAGCTGATTATTTTTCTTCATCAACTAAGCTAGATGCTAAAGTAGTTGAAATCATTGAAAAATGTTCAATTTATGCGCCGCTACATAACCCTGGTGCGGTTCAATCTATTAAGGCTTTTGAAAAAGTATTTCCAAAAGCTAAAATGTCAGCTGATTTTGATACAGCATTTCATACTACAATTGATAGAGTTAATTCATCATATGCAATTGATAATTCACTTGTAAAAGAATTAAAAATCAAGCGTTACGGAGCTCATGGAATTTCGCATTATTACATTACAAAAAAACTAGAAGAAATTCTTAAAAAAGACAAAGTTACTTTTGTTAATCTTCACATCGGTAATGGTGGAAGTTTATGTGCTGTTAAAGATTCAAAAAGTTTTGACACTTCAATGGGACTAACTCCTTTAGCTGGAATTATGATGGGAACTCGTAGTGGGGATATTGATCCATCAATTCACGCATTTGTTAAAGCACAAAAAAATATGTCAGTAGAAGAATTTACCGATCTACTTAACAAAAAAAGTGGACTGCTTGGAGTTTCTGAAGTATCTAGTGATATGCGTGACGTAAGAAAAGCGGCTCGTGAAGGAAATACGCAAGCTAGATTTGCTCTTGATTTATTTGCTAAAAATATAGTAGACTACATCGCTAAGTATTTCAATAGCTTAGGTGGTAAATTAGACGCGATAGTTTTCACCGCTGGTATTGGCGAAAACGATATTGCAACCAGAGAAGAAGTGGTTAATTTAATTAACTTTAGAAAAGTTAAAATTGACCCTGAAAAAAATCTTGAAAAATATTCAGATTATAAATTGATTTCAACTCCTGATAGTGAAATTAAAGTTTATGTAATTAGAACTAATGAAGAATTAGTTATTGCTAAAAATGCATTAAAACTTTATGACCAAGAATAA
- a CDS encoding ABC transporter ATP-binding protein has protein sequence MQNKDIVLNVKSLTKTFKKYKALDNLSFKVYKKQLYGFLGINGAGKSTTLNIIMGLLSKDSGEIELFGENIKGDFTKIRNNIGIVFQSSILDSNLTVYENLYSRLLLYKNNFKGKKIKEVVSEIISEFKLEDLVNQKYGTLSGGQKRRVDIARALAHKPSILFLDEPTTGLDPVSKKLVWDILSQLQKEKGLTIILTTHYMQEADNCDYAIVIKKGVKLDEGTPSDLKTRLTKAKILIQAPKDDFEINYLLKKHNLAFEFKTDLYKVEFDSYQKALEFTKKNINHLKNFELIKGDMEEAFINSTKKHLEGGK, from the coding sequence ATGCAAAATAAAGATATTGTTTTAAATGTTAAAAGCTTAACTAAAACATTTAAAAAATATAAAGCCTTAGATAATTTAAGTTTTAAAGTTTATAAAAAACAGCTTTATGGATTTTTAGGAATCAATGGAGCTGGTAAAAGTACGACTTTAAATATTATCATGGGCCTTTTATCTAAAGATTCAGGTGAAATTGAACTTTTTGGTGAAAACATAAAAGGTGACTTTACAAAAATTAGAAACAATATCGGAATAGTTTTCCAAAGTTCAATTTTAGATAGCAATCTAACAGTTTATGAGAATTTATATTCGCGTCTTCTTTTATATAAAAACAATTTCAAAGGTAAAAAAATAAAAGAAGTTGTTAGTGAAATAATTTCTGAATTCAAGCTTGAAGATTTAGTAAACCAAAAATATGGCACTTTATCTGGTGGACAAAAAAGAAGGGTTGATATCGCTAGGGCTTTAGCACATAAGCCTTCTATTTTGTTTTTAGATGAACCTACCACTGGACTTGATCCTGTATCAAAAAAATTAGTTTGAGATATTCTAAGCCAACTACAAAAAGAAAAAGGTTTAACTATTATTTTAACTACTCACTACATGCAAGAAGCTGATAATTGCGATTATGCAATCGTAATTAAAAAAGGAGTCAAACTCGACGAAGGAACTCCTAGTGATTTAAAAACAAGACTAACAAAAGCTAAAATTCTTATTCAAGCGCCTAAAGATGATTTTGAAATAAATTATCTTTTAAAGAAACATAATTTAGCTTTTGAATTTAAAACTGATTTATATAAAGTTGAATTTGATAGCTATCAAAAAGCGCTTGAATTTACCAAGAAAAATATAAACCATCTTAAAAACTTTGAATTAATTAAAGGTGATATGGAAGAAGCTTTTATTAATTCAACTAAAAAACATTTAGAAGGGGGTAAATAA
- a CDS encoding phosphate acetyltransferase yields the protein MNYELNLKSQVDALKSVKKIVLIDGDDQRALDAVRELKAQKNIEVLLLTEKQENSSEFEFVNIFADEAKTKKYVEQYLELRKNKETLEQAEKAMASRPFHAMMMLHNNEVDGVVGGLKFTTADILRAAFKVIGPKPGIKTISSIMVMHKEEQQMVFSDISVNVSPNAQQLSEIATNAAEAAELLGFPDPKVAFLSFSTSGSAVTEESKLVKEATDLFNASYAKTKAIGEVQLDAAIDLSVRKSKYKQDSYDEKANLLVFPNLSAGNIGYKLVQRYGNFGAIGPIIVGTKKPVNDLSRGSSVNDVVNTVLITALQSEGSK from the coding sequence ATGAACTACGAACTAAATCTAAAAAGTCAAGTAGACGCTTTAAAAAGCGTTAAAAAAATTGTTTTAATCGATGGCGATGACCAAAGAGCACTTGACGCAGTTAGAGAACTTAAAGCTCAAAAAAATATTGAAGTTTTACTACTAACTGAAAAGCAAGAAAATTCTAGCGAATTTGAATTTGTAAATATTTTTGCCGACGAGGCAAAAACTAAAAAATATGTAGAGCAATATTTAGAACTTAGAAAAAATAAAGAAACCTTAGAGCAAGCTGAGAAAGCAATGGCAAGCCGTCCATTTCACGCAATGATGATGCTTCATAATAATGAAGTTGATGGAGTGGTCGGGGGACTTAAATTTACCACTGCTGATATATTAAGGGCAGCCTTTAAAGTAATAGGGCCTAAACCTGGAATTAAAACCATTTCTTCAATTATGGTTATGCATAAAGAAGAACAACAAATGGTATTTAGTGATATTTCAGTTAACGTTTCACCAAATGCTCAGCAGCTTTCTGAAATTGCAACCAATGCCGCTGAAGCTGCAGAGCTACTTGGTTTTCCTGATCCTAAAGTTGCATTCTTAAGTTTTTCTACATCAGGAAGCGCTGTTACTGAAGAAAGCAAACTAGTAAAAGAAGCAACTGATTTATTTAATGCATCATATGCTAAAACTAAAGCAATTGGAGAAGTTCAACTTGACGCTGCAATTGACTTAAGCGTTAGAAAATCAAAATACAAACAAGACTCATATGATGAGAAAGCTAATTTACTAGTATTTCCTAATTTAAGCGCTGGAAATATTGGATATAAATTAGTGCAAAGATATGGAAACTTTGGTGCAATAGGACCTATCATTGTAGGAACTAAAAAACCAGTAAATGATTTATCTAGAGGAAGCTCAGTTAATGACGTTGTAAATACCGTTTTAATTACAGCACTACAATCAGAAGGAAGCAAATAA
- the coaD gene encoding pantetheine-phosphate adenylyltransferase gives MTKNNLKKAIYPGSFDPIHKGHINIIEKAVKLFDYVYVIVSINPDKNNLTGIKTRFLNTKKKLSKFENVEVLLNEDDFIANIAKKHDCNYLIRSARNIKDYSYEIELAAGNKFLNSNLETILIMPDYENINYSSTLLRHGKKLNKNSV, from the coding sequence ATGACCAAGAATAATTTAAAAAAGGCTATCTACCCTGGAAGTTTTGATCCAATTCATAAAGGTCATATTAACATAATCGAAAAAGCCGTTAAGCTTTTTGATTATGTTTATGTTATTGTTAGCATTAATCCAGATAAAAATAATTTAACTGGAATTAAAACTAGATTTTTAAATACTAAAAAAAAACTTTCAAAATTTGAAAACGTAGAAGTTTTATTAAACGAAGATGATTTCATAGCTAATATTGCTAAAAAGCATGACTGTAATTATTTAATTAGAAGTGCTAGAAATATTAAAGATTATAGTTATGAAATAGAGCTAGCGGCTGGAAATAAATTCTTAAATAGCAATTTAGAAACTATTTTAATAATGCCTGATTATGAAAATATCAATTATTCTTCAACATTACTTAGACACGGTAAAAAGTTAAATAAAAACAGTGTTTAA
- the gpmI gene encoding 2,3-bisphosphoglycerate-independent phosphoglycerate mutase codes for MKKVILVVIDGLGLRSEIHGNAFQMANTPFFDKLFSEYPNTLIQASGEYVGLPDGQIGNSEVGHLNIGAGRVVYTGLSLINKALKDDKFKENQVFLNAFNKVKENNSTLHLMGLLSPGGVHSLEAHLFEILKQAHNSGVENVAVHVFGDGRDVAPKSIRESLEKLQELVDKYGYKIATISGRFYSMDRDKMFDRTEKAYKAILGKSGNEFSSALEYLDLQYSQNITDEFLEPAKNSTLDSRYFLKDNDAVIFFNFRPDRARQLSHLILNSSLYDYQPSHLVKVSDFVSMMKYEGIKCNIAYEEMLVNNPIGKVFEDANKTQLRVAETQKYAHVTYFMDGGVDVEYKNSKRIMVDSLKVESYADTPQMSAEEITSQVISHAKDFDLTILNYANPDMVGHTGVLESTIVALEVLDKQLSRLVKWAEKNKITVFITADHGNAEVMLDENNKPVTKHTSSPVMLVTSDKSLKLKPGKLANIAPTVLDYMGMAKPKEMNENSLLDK; via the coding sequence ATGAAAAAAGTTATTTTAGTTGTAATCGATGGACTAGGTCTTAGAAGTGAAATTCATGGAAATGCTTTCCAAATGGCCAACACTCCTTTTTTTGATAAATTGTTTTCTGAATATCCAAACACCTTAATTCAGGCATCAGGAGAATATGTAGGTCTTCCTGATGGACAGATAGGTAATTCAGAAGTAGGGCATCTTAATATCGGTGCCGGAAGAGTAGTTTATACTGGACTATCTCTAATTAATAAAGCTTTAAAAGATGATAAGTTTAAAGAAAATCAAGTTTTTTTAAACGCATTTAATAAAGTTAAAGAAAATAATTCAACCCTTCATTTAATGGGGCTACTTTCTCCTGGTGGAGTGCACTCATTAGAGGCTCATTTATTTGAAATTTTAAAACAAGCACACAATAGCGGAGTTGAAAACGTGGCCGTTCACGTTTTTGGCGATGGTAGAGACGTAGCTCCTAAATCTATTAGAGAATCTTTAGAAAAACTTCAAGAATTAGTTGATAAATATGGATATAAAATCGCAACTATTTCTGGAAGATTTTATTCAATGGATAGAGACAAAATGTTTGATAGAACTGAAAAAGCCTACAAAGCTATTTTAGGGAAATCAGGCAATGAATTTTCTTCAGCACTAGAGTATTTAGACTTGCAATATTCACAAAATATAACGGATGAATTTTTAGAACCAGCTAAAAATTCTACTCTTGATTCTAGGTACTTTCTTAAAGACAATGACGCAGTGATATTTTTTAATTTCCGTCCAGATAGAGCCAGGCAATTATCGCATCTTATTTTAAATTCAAGTTTATATGACTATCAACCTTCGCATCTAGTTAAGGTAAGTGACTTTGTTTCAATGATGAAATACGAAGGAATTAAATGTAACATTGCCTACGAGGAAATGCTTGTTAATAATCCTATCGGTAAAGTTTTTGAAGATGCAAACAAAACTCAATTAAGAGTTGCTGAAACTCAAAAATACGCTCACGTTACATACTTTATGGATGGTGGAGTTGACGTTGAATATAAAAATTCAAAAAGAATAATGGTTGATTCACTCAAAGTTGAATCATATGCCGATACTCCTCAAATGTCAGCTGAAGAAATTACCTCGCAAGTAATAAGCCACGCAAAAGATTTTGATTTAACAATTTTAAATTATGCAAACCCTGACATGGTAGGCCACACTGGTGTTTTAGAGTCAACAATAGTAGCTCTTGAAGTTTTAGATAAACAATTATCAAGGCTTGTAAAATGAGCAGAGAAAAATAAAATTACAGTTTTTATTACAGCAGATCATGGTAACGCTGAAGTTATGCTTGATGAAAACAACAAACCTGTAACAAAACACACCAGCAGTCCTGTAATGCTAGTTACTTCTGACAAGTCTTTAAAACTAAAACCAGGAAAACTAGCCAACATTGCTCCTACTGTTTTAGATTACATGGGAATGGCAAAACCTAAAGAAATGAATGAGAATTCACTTTTAGATAAATAA
- the yihA gene encoding ribosome biogenesis GTP-binding protein YihA/YsxC, with translation MFKFVKSSSDYTNWYFHKNSEIAFWGRSNVGKSSLLNALTSKGLAKVSKTPGRTQLINFFENELNQVYVDLPGYGYAKLSKDLKDKMMAMIEEYLLNRSNLKMLYLLIDSRLGFTKIDLEILSFLKENNLNYFIVFTKIDKLNTKEKNELNKKIKTYLEKESFNYLIVSSETKYQIDKLKENINSNF, from the coding sequence GTGTTTAAATTCGTTAAATCATCAAGTGATTATACAAACTGATATTTTCATAAAAACTCTGAAATCGCATTTTGAGGAAGATCTAATGTAGGTAAGTCTTCGTTGCTAAATGCACTTACCAGCAAAGGCCTTGCTAAAGTTTCTAAAACTCCTGGAAGAACTCAACTGATTAACTTTTTTGAAAATGAATTAAATCAAGTGTATGTTGATCTTCCTGGATATGGATATGCAAAGCTTAGCAAAGATTTAAAAGATAAAATGATGGCTATGATTGAAGAATATCTTTTAAATCGAAGCAATTTAAAAATGCTTTATCTTTTAATAGATTCTAGGCTAGGATTTACTAAAATAGATTTAGAAATTCTTTCATTTCTTAAAGAAAATAATTTAAACTACTTTATTGTTTTTACTAAAATAGATAAGCTCAATACCAAAGAAAAAAATGAGCTAAATAAAAAAATTAAAACTTATCTTGAAAAGGAAAGTTTTAATTACTTAATAGTTTCAAGTGAAACTAAATATCAAATTGATAAGCTCAAAGAAAATATAAATTCAAATTTTTAA
- a CDS encoding MAG1430 family protein: MKKLKFKYKLILLLLSAAATLSATVGVSVLAFSKVQNTKEVNRIYYQEQNINTIGGSVVTLDNFVFNASARVKNYYANSFSNHRIYNSANSGYDSTPNYWSKLLTFSKAPTLVELQSKDFTLMTPDGIFLNYYLGAFQISFDSFSDELNGTLYLQVTLTSKTNPANVITKVFEASGFKKVSEDSGDLNLRNLLSFNSVNLNFTYLDSFKNLDDFKAQYTSGAATEKLSMIQSAFNFETSTVASVDFLNSSLVFDDNNNLKFNLRLTANVPMAIPTNLDQKVRLDNIYLDITTQSYSLLKDYFAAKVVGDKLSFATDGLDKYTIEDIKKSFDLLGANYALLNVNNLPVEYNLKFIDIPFLNPERNEYEFIYNLYLKSAPSQLVYTAKLSLPKTALKAEEEKASEPQQN; this comes from the coding sequence ATGAAAAAACTTAAATTTAAATATAAATTAATTTTGCTGCTTTTATCTGCTGCTGCAACTCTATCTGCGACAGTTGGCGTTTCGGTTTTGGCTTTTTCTAAAGTTCAAAATACAAAAGAAGTAAATAGAATTTATTATCAAGAACAAAATATAAATACAATTGGTGGATCAGTTGTAACTCTTGATAATTTTGTATTTAATGCAAGCGCAAGAGTTAAAAACTACTACGCTAATTCATTTTCAAATCATAGAATTTATAATAGCGCTAATTCAGGATATGATTCAACTCCAAATTATTGATCAAAATTACTGACATTTAGCAAAGCCCCTACTTTAGTAGAACTTCAAAGCAAAGACTTTACTTTAATGACTCCTGATGGAATCTTTTTAAATTACTATCTTGGAGCTTTTCAAATAAGCTTTGATTCATTTAGCGATGAATTAAATGGAACTTTATATCTGCAAGTTACTTTAACAAGTAAAACAAATCCTGCTAACGTTATTACTAAAGTTTTTGAAGCTAGTGGATTTAAAAAAGTATCAGAAGATTCTGGTGATTTAAATTTAAGAAATTTACTTAGCTTTAATTCAGTAAATTTAAACTTTACTTATTTAGATTCATTTAAAAATTTAGATGACTTTAAAGCGCAATATACAAGTGGCGCTGCAACTGAAAAACTATCAATGATTCAGAGCGCATTTAACTTTGAAACATCAACAGTAGCTAGCGTTGACTTTTTAAATTCATCATTAGTTTTTGATGATAATAACAACTTAAAATTTAATTTAAGACTAACTGCCAATGTGCCTATGGCAATTCCTACAAACTTAGATCAAAAAGTGCGCCTTGATAATATCTATTTAGATATAACAACACAAAGTTATTCTTTATTAAAAGATTATTTTGCTGCAAAAGTAGTAGGTGATAAGCTATCTTTTGCAACCGATGGTCTTGATAAATATACAATCGAAGATATTAAAAAATCATTTGATTTACTTGGCGCAAATTATGCACTATTAAATGTTAATAATCTGCCAGTAGAATATAACCTTAAATTTATTGATATTCCATTTTTAAATCCAGAAAGAAATGAATACGAATTCATTTACAATTTATATCTAAAATCAGCGCCTAGTCAATTAGTGTATACCGCTAAACTATCGCTGCCAAAAACAGCTCTAAAAGCTGAAGAAGAAAAAGCCTCAGAACCACAACAAAACTAG
- a CDS encoding NAD(P)H-dependent glycerol-3-phosphate dehydrogenase — MAKITIIGSGAMASACGKVLFNNNHEVIIYGVNQKELKELSMGMNLKFFSKQTKIPKFNTTSDLKLALDKTDYVLLAVPSKFMNEVYSQIITNLNSDVILINVAKGFYPGTTLPLHSALEKMTEDNPKIKGVVSLIGPSHAEEIIKDCITLVCSVSRDLELAQNVQSLFSNSYFRVYSQTDVIGAEIGSIFKNILAIANGILDAKNYGINTKAALISRGIGEMKKYTLYSGGKLETLLGLTGIGDLIVTAFSRYSRNFNFGYDFGKNGIKAFETSMTVEGLTALKDIYENVVSKKVIELPIIEALYNVVYKNRNLDKMLSKLLTRELKSE, encoded by the coding sequence ATGGCAAAAATTACAATTATAGGATCAGGCGCAATGGCTAGCGCCTGCGGTAAAGTTTTATTTAACAATAATCACGAAGTAATAATTTACGGTGTTAATCAGAAGGAATTAAAAGAATTATCAATGGGAATGAATTTAAAGTTTTTCTCAAAGCAAACTAAAATTCCAAAGTTTAATACAACCAGTGATTTAAAACTAGCTCTTGATAAAACTGATTATGTGCTGCTTGCAGTACCTTCAAAATTTATGAATGAAGTTTACAGTCAAATAATTACTAATTTAAATAGCGATGTAATTCTTATAAATGTAGCTAAAGGTTTTTATCCAGGGACTACTCTTCCGCTTCATAGCGCGCTAGAAAAAATGACAGAAGATAATCCTAAAATTAAAGGAGTAGTCTCACTGATAGGACCATCACATGCTGAAGAAATAATTAAAGATTGCATTACTTTAGTTTGCTCGGTATCACGTGATTTAGAGCTGGCTCAAAACGTGCAAAGTTTATTTTCTAATTCTTATTTTAGAGTTTATTCACAAACCGATGTAATCGGAGCTGAAATAGGATCTATTTTTAAAAATATTTTAGCGATAGCTAACGGTATACTAGACGCTAAAAATTATGGAATTAATACCAAAGCCGCTCTTATTTCTAGAGGAATTGGCGAAATGAAAAAATACACTCTCTATAGCGGTGGAAAACTAGAAACGCTTCTTGGGCTTACAGGTATAGGGGATTTAATAGTTACTGCATTTAGTAGATACAGCCGCAACTTTAACTTCGGATATGATTTTGGAAAAAATGGAATTAAAGCCTTTGAAACTTCAATGACAGTAGAAGGACTAACCGCCTTAAAAGATATCTACGAAAATGTGGTTTCTAAAAAAGTAATCGAGCTTCCTATTATAGAAGCGCTATACAACGTAGTTTATAAAAATAGAAACCTCGACAAAATGCTTTCAAAGCTTTTAACTAGGGAATTAAAATCTGAATAA
- a CDS encoding thioredoxin family protein, producing MVHNTTKNSLPENFNSGLKVLVFHASWCGACKMLSPVLDRLAQEDSYEVFKVNIDEDKAFAKELGVSSIPSVFVYKNGQVVANWVGYQPYEVMKKNLEALR from the coding sequence ATGGTACACAACACTACAAAAAACAGCCTTCCAGAAAATTTTAATTCTGGATTAAAAGTTTTAGTATTTCATGCTTCATGATGTGGTGCATGTAAAATGCTTTCACCAGTTTTAGATAGACTAGCTCAAGAAGATAGCTACGAAGTATTTAAAGTTAATATTGACGAAGACAAAGCGTTTGCAAAAGAATTAGGAGTGAGCTCTATTCCTAGCGTATTTGTTTACAAAAATGGACAAGTAGTAGCTAACTGAGTTGGTTATCAACCATACGAAGTTATGAAAAAAAATCTTGAGGCTTTAAGATAA